In one Clostridia bacterium genomic region, the following are encoded:
- a CDS encoding metal-dependent transcriptional regulator, translated as MLKRYSQSEEDYLEAIYLIELKNKVVRVKDVAESVGVTMPSVVSAIRSLSEKGLVEQEQYGHIELTLKGRKVARDVYERHKTLYTFFHQFLGLEAAIAEKDACLMEHHLSPETRQRLLKVLEYVQGCEEVLFLERLWHFIETGDRLGPCSGCGVK; from the coding sequence ATGTTAAAGCGTTATTCTCAATCTGAAGAGGACTATTTGGAAGCCATCTATTTGATTGAGTTAAAAAATAAGGTGGTGCGGGTCAAAGATGTAGCTGAAAGTGTGGGTGTGACTATGCCTTCAGTAGTTTCCGCTATTCGTTCTTTATCGGAAAAAGGTTTGGTGGAACAGGAACAATATGGTCATATTGAGCTTACACTGAAGGGAAGGAAAGTAGCCCGAGATGTTTACGAAAGACATAAAACTTTGTATACTTTTTTTCATCAGTTTTTGGGTTTGGAAGCTGCTATTGCCGAAAAAGATGCTTGTTTAATGGAACATCATTTATCTCCGGAAACTAGACAGCGTTTATTAAAAGTGCTAGAGTATGTGCAAGGTTGTGAAGAAGTACTATTTTTGGAACGTTTATGGCATTTTATTGAAACAGGGGATCGCTTGGGACCTTGTAGTGGTTGTGGGGTAAAGTAG